The following are encoded together in the Apodemus sylvaticus chromosome 11, mApoSyl1.1, whole genome shotgun sequence genome:
- the LOC127696322 gene encoding LOW QUALITY PROTEIN: PRAME family member 25-like (The sequence of the model RefSeq protein was modified relative to this genomic sequence to represent the inferred CDS: inserted 1 base in 1 codon; substituted 1 base at 1 genomic stop codon), translating to MSVETPPKLQKLAIQALVRDEALAMSSLEELPFVLYPDLFKEAFIGRQTKLIKAMVAAWPFPCLPVVALMKGPALVTLHAVLDGVDMQLRREFYPRRAKLQVLDMRQVNCAYWKIRDEAGDSDCSAETLDEKQVVKVLPRYAVRQPLNVIVDLIFTSHQSETEAFFFSWAQQRKDSLQLGCTKMKIWPLPFQITREIWDIFDPESTTELELTVDWTLXQLTHFAPYLGQMKNLHKLFLAPPNKDTYPIINIARITEVKFVNRIISQFSKFNCLQHIYLKRVHFLRNKMNQVLGCLRMPLETLSITHCXISQPDLDFLSCSHSLFQLNHLEIGMALYAFDLTHLRGPVEKVVDTPETLDLSWCKMNDYQLNVLLLALTQCSQLNKINFYNNNFSMPMLTDLLQHTGNGSKMNEEQYPAPLECYDELTHISTERFVQLCRELMAIRQPKNICFGTDIYPTYYNNCVYGQGPNFVLVGSKHKCRSLDVNK from the exons ATGAGTGTTGAGACCCCACCCAAACTCCAGAAGCTGGCAATTCAGGCTCTGGTGAGAGATGAGGCTTTGGCCATGTCCTCTCTGGAGGAGCTCCCCTTTGTACTCTACCCAGATCTGTTCAAGGAGGCCTTCATTGGCAGACAAACCAAGCTCATAAAGGCTATGgtggcagcctggcctttcccctgtctccctgtggTGGCATTGATGAAGGGGCCTGCATTGGTTACCTTGCATGCTGTGCTAGATGGAGTAGACATGCAATTGAGGAGAGAGTTTTACCCCAG GAGAGCGAAACTACAGGTTCTCGATATGAGACAAGTAAACTGTGCATATTGGAAAATAAGGGATGAAGCAGGTGACAGTGACTGTTCAGCAGAGACCTTGGACGAAAAGCAAGTAGTGAAGGTCCTTCCCAGATATGCAGTGAGGCAGCCTCTGAATGTCATAGTTGACCTAATCTTCACTTCCCACCAAAGTGAAACAGAAGCATTTTTCTTCAGttgggcccagcagagaaaggatTCCCTACAATTGGGCTGTACCAAAATGAAGATCTGGCCTCTGCCATTCCAAATTACCAGAGAAATCTGGGATATTTTTGATCCAGAGTCCACCACAGAATTAGAACTGACTGTTGACTGGACTC TACAGCTAACACATTTTGCTCCCTACTTGGGGCAGATGAAGAATCTTCACAAACTCTTCCTGGCACCTCCCAACAAGGACACTTACCCTATTATCAATATAGCAAGAATCACAGAAGTCAAGTTTGTCAACAGGATTATTTCTCAGTTTTCCAAATTCAACTGTCTCCAGCATATCTACCTGAAACGTGTCCATTTTCTCAGAAACAAGATGAATCAGGTCCTAGG GTGCCTGAGGATGCCCTTGGAGACCCTCTCCATCACTCACTGCTAAATTTCACAGCCAGACTTGGATTTCTTATCCTGCAGTCACAGTCTCTTTCAGCTAAATCATCTGGAAATAGGAATGGCCTTATATGCTTTTGATCTTACGCATCTGAGAGGGCCCGTAGAAAAAGTAGTAGACACTCCTGAGACTCTGGATTTGTCATGGTGTAAGATGAATGACTACCAGCTCAATGTCCTTCTACTTGCCCTCACACAATGCTCTCAACTCAACAAGATCAACTTCTACAACAATAACTTCTCAATGCCCATGCTTACGGACCTTTTGCAGCACACAGGTAACGGGAGCAAGATGAATGAGGAACAataccctgcccctctggagtgctatgatGAGTTGACTCATATCTCCACCGAAAGATTTGTTCAACTGTGTCGGGAGCTCATGGCAATAAGGCAGCCAAAGAACATCTGCTTTGGTACAGATATCTATCCTACATATTATAACAACTGTGTCTATGGCCAGGGGCCAAACTTTGTGCTTGTTGGCAGCAAACATAAATGCAGGTCTTTGGATGTAAATAAATGA